TTATTCCTTTGATGGAAATTCGAGTCCTGTTATATAGAGAACTCAAGATATATACTTGGATTGGCAGAATTCTTAATCACTATGGTTTTCAAGCTAATCTAATTCATAGTTAAAATCTGCTAGATATATTTCGGTGTCTCTTGTTTAAGGGGAATTCATAAAAAACTAACcacttatttatattagtaaaaaatatttaactgcgagggtaaaaaagtaatttaatatatatgaggtACATGGTAAACACATATAACCAACCAcactatataattttcaagtaatataaataccaaaaatataattttttaacattaacTACTATTCATCGATAGTAATACACTTACCGAAAAACTCCCTCGAAAAACGTGTTTTCACTCGAGGTATTGTGTTTTCATCTGCTGAATGATGTTTGCATCTACTGCCGAGAGAAGGACCATCAGAAGAGGGAGTGTCCTAAGCTCCTTTCTGATGAAGGTAAAAACTTTAATTGAGTAATTAATGTTGGAATGGGTGACCAAaggccaattggattggcgattttgagagccattcaagcaatttttatttaaacaatattgTCCTGATGAATGTGGTAAGAATTTGTCGTCGCCATAcgtatttgttgtgcttaccaaattacgcCAAGCACTGCTTGGACGTCAcaagcccacagaccaccttGAACAACCGTACAATAATTGGACTACACATTGGATGGCAGTCATGAAACCAATTGTTTCGGAttgggtctgaaatattccaagtcgaggaccacGAGAATGAGCATAAAaatgtcctatggagacttgcattaagattcgtattcatttgatgagtgttgTGTTTCATCGGCAACAAACGTGGGATGTCTATGCGATCTGAATAGGTGGATTGACTAGATGTCAACtcaattgaactgactcgtggggatcgtcatacacaagtcttggaggcttggtccgTATGACTTGGGTCTCCGACTCCAATAGTATGAGAGTAGTTCTCagacttgagaaatcacgacagtcacgtgcatgcgataactgtatcttagatttgtgtgaGAGATGATCGTGTTTCAGACATTGTCATTATAAGCCTCgtctagtgcagtcaaagtatgtagcgaggacggtgagttccaagaagaggatccctTGTCaaaatgtgacagaggtatctcctatgcacttggagatgcgtctaCGTTCTACAAagctgtggccacagtcattggtcaaatagaaagaagaggatcctatgtcgagcaatttggcgtaacgcgatctcaaatattaagcatagacgcctagtcctgGATGTGAACCGACGACCAATTTCATACCATAGACTAATGCAGGGAGACGATAGATGGAAAGACCGTAACCGTATttactcgagagcctaaaagttcacatggaaattcgctagtctctagtgccattgactgttgctagatggcaacccatggtgacggattttcttgatcaagggttgatcgagaattattaattaaattgaatttagttaataatagtgttgactagcccaagtctagctgaaaggtgaacctaaagagtcacacacaaatcactgagaAAGGACGGagaattaattgggaattaattccgtaagtaattggattacttatatatgagaggaatccattggatggataagtccaaagataaattaattggattagtttatattaggcttgcccttattatttaataagttggacttattatttaataaagggttattgggctcatgtagttaattgaattatatatataatgaacttaattaagtgtagtttaattaaattggatttaattaattgaccttgtattttaattaattaaaatcagcccaagccattaattaagttggtgaaaattgttaaaaaaggaaattattgactaacaaattcacttttggaaagtgtcatgttagtcattttttatttggaataaaagattttattaccttatggatggttaaatgaaactagacatattttaatgcatccattcaaGGTATGTAAATGTGTATTAGTCATTTCGAATAACTAAAGAATGAATACACAATAcgcaaaaataatttcctctccACTAATTCCACCATTCGGCCGCCCCTTCCTCTCATACACACTTGGTATGTTTTCtccttaattttcttcaacAAAGAGAATTGAGGGATCTCAATTTCGGTTTGTTTGTGGACACAACTTTAGAAGGCTTCTACGTTGAAACCTTTCGTGAACGGATCAAAACGAATGTGGCTCGAAGtaaatcaaagaaagaggtaattcttgattatgtTCTTGTTCCTCTTGTTTTTCATTCTATCCATAGCcccgttaattttattatcgtttaatttgattaactacatcgaacgcctgagaactccaagggtacactcATTGGAATTATGGTTCTATTGCGATACGTTTTAATTtacgcaatttattttaactgcTTCTGCTTGCATGTTCTTGtgccgatccactcgcacctCGTGGTACCTTTCAATTAACATAATCTTCATTCTACTCTTAGTATTAGATATCGATAATTCATAATCTATGAATGATTTGTAGGTGGTGATGAGGAGTAGAATAAAAAGCTGAAACAAGGTCATAAAGCTTAGCGACAGCGGGGCTATTCCTATTAGGATAAATCACCAGAAAGCTAATTAGATTGGCTTGgatgtaatttgttttaacAATATTCTGTATTATGCAATATTATTAGTGAATGCAATGAGTATTCACTTAATTGGCTTcttcatttgttgtgctcattttgtatgtttatatttacttgaaCATCATAACAgagcccacagaccacttaaCAACCATGCACTTGGACTGCGCATTGAATGACGATCATAAAATCAACTGTCGAGGGGTTGggtttgaaacgttccaagttgAGAACCTCgtgatattaaattttgttatgtttgaattttataaattttttgttgtaacttaaatgaaattttaatttaaaaattttatcaaaatttgaaacaaaaaatattataaaacaaaaattataaatttgtattttgcaaTGGATTTTAGCAAACAATttctttgcaaaatttgcaaCAGACTGAAATCGAAAGAAACATGTTTCAGTTTTATCACGAATTTTCGTTGCACATATTTTCCTTGCAAATGTTTGTtgcaatgaaataaatatttcaacgAAATTGCCAcaaatttgcaacaaaaaatattatcaaaaagtCGTTGCAAAATCTAttgcaaaattcattaaaagtCAAAGTTTTGGGAAACGTTATTTGCGACGAATTTTTGCAACAAACAATTATCGATGACAAATTTGCCACAAACAAAGAAAGTTGTTGCAACTATAGTATTAATACTTATAACCATGAAAAATTTTTCGTTGCAACACTATTTTGCAACGGAGTTTATGCAAATTTCGTAGCAGATTCGTTGCTATagcactatttttttttttttatagtgttaGTACTTTAAAAAGGTGTGGTTTTCATGTAACTATGGAATGTCTCACAATTTGTACAAGAAAAAACCATATAAAAGAAGGGATAACTATATCTAAACtccttaatttattatttatttatacaaatcaattttgtctttttcataATTAGAGGAATTatcttgataataaaaaatagaaatagtttatgtaatattgttgacatttttaaaatatatgtaattttttaaaaatataaataatttatataaataatgttgatactttttaagaatatatatatataattttttaaaaatataaataatttggatAAACAGAACAtgattatccaaaaataatccaaatatGAAATACTTAATTACTTGCATAATGACAAATTCCGAGAAATTAATCCAACACGCTAGTAAAAGGAATCACATAAAAAGAATGAcaaatatctaaatataaaatacttaattacTTACCAAATACTTACACAAAATGCAGCCTTGACTTGATTGCTAATAATgggtgaatagtaatttacccacaTGTGATCTTGAAAATGAGTATATTAtcttcctataaaaaaaatatagtaatttatcctcctatattttttaaaataaatcaatttacctctttattggtatattttaaaacatacagagaggtaaatcgctatttatttttcataagaggaTAATCTGtgcatttacaatatcacaaaggcgctgcttgcatttttcactTAATAATTTGAGCCCACTTTCCTAAGTAGAAACCGAAGGCAACGAGCGTATGGACTCCACTCTCACTCTTACCCTTCAGTCTGCACTCGCTTTTAGTTCAACACGCTTTTTGAGTCAACACCCTCCCCTTCCACTACTCTGTAATTCTTTTCCCTCTAATCAATCACTATAAAAGAAGATAGATACCATTGCGGATATTCATTCATCCACTCCAGATCGTAAAATCCTACTAATTTATTCTCAACAATTTCCTGCCTACCTACACAAACCCATCAATTGTTACTTACTGATCGCAAAATGGGAAACATCAGCTCTTGTTTCTACGCACAATCCCACGCCGCAAAGCTCATTGATCTTCAGCACAATACTCTGAGTCTCGTCCACGTTCCGATAACGGCTGCGGAGCTAATGCTCGAACATCCCGGCTACGTAGTCTCCCCGCTGATCGATTTCCGGTGTGGTTTCCGACTATCTGCTATGAAAGCCGATGAGATTGTATCCGGAGGCACGGTTTATATATTGATTCCTGTTACGAGAGTGCACGGAAAGCTTTCAGAATCAGAGATGGCAATTATCGAGTCGGCTTCCGGTGAGAGGAGATCGAAACGACGCAGTTCTAGGGTTCTGCCGGTGGTCACAGAGATCTCTGGCGAGGGTGCTGATAATCCGGTTAAGGTATTTGGAGAAGTGAGGGATATTGGAGTTCCGACTGACCGGAATCGGATGAGACAATGGAAACCCGCTTTGGAACCAATTTATGAGGGAATTTGATCCGATTGTATTTAATCTTCTTCCCTTTCTTTAGCTGTAGATAAACAGGATTTCGAATCGTGTTTTTTATTCCTTTGATGGAAATTCGAGTCCTGTTATATAGAGAACTCAAGATATATACTTGGATTGGCAGAATTCTTAATCACTATGGTTTTCAAGCTAATCTAATTCATAGTTAAAATCTGCTGGATACATTTCGGTGTCTGTTGTTAAGGggaattcataaaaaattagccCACTCATGTATATCAGGAAAAAAACATTTAACTGCGagggtaaaaaaataatttaatatatatgagacaCATGGCAATTACATATTACCAACCAcactatataattttcaacactaatataaataccaaaaatataattttttaacattaactattattaattgaaagtGATACACCTACCAAAAAACCCTCTGGAAAACGTGTTCATTTTCATCCTTTCGTAAAAATCTCAACCACATCACCCCTTAAGCATAAATTAATCATCTGTTTAAGCCCGTCAATCTTGATTTATCAAAATCCTTCATTGCACAATCGCCGGCTATCGATGAAATAATTCCAACCTAATCTAGGAATTGAAAAGATGGAGAGTGAAAAAGAGGGTGTAAAATCGGTGAAAGAGAGATTCCTTCTGTAGGGTTAAAACAATGAAGGTGAGAACGACTTCTTGCTACAGTGAGGATATCTCTTAGTCTAATTACAtgtatggaaaattttaacgggaaaaatgcaatttacctctttggTATATGAATAATgagtaaaaaaatcaaattattcttatattttaaaaaataaagcaaattattttttttacctaaGCCCTTGAAATGAGgataatttacttcatttttcaaaatactgGAGAATAAtttactgatttttttataaaaatgttttactcattttacatattatatgaaataaattgcatttaacccaaCCATTTACTATGtatttggagagagagagagagaaggaggCGAGGGGGATGGAGATGGGATCCTTCTTTGTGTGGTCTCGTGAGTCTCTAATTTTTGATTGAACCAAAggatttaatcttttattttacttgGTTTAGTTAAATAAGGGGTTTTGTGTGCTTGGTTACAAAAATAGGtgttaaaaacttataaagtTCCCAAAGTGAATAgcttgtatgtatatatagtttctttttttttctttttgtctcaATTGGAggatgtataaaatattaaaagttgagcttattgcaattttgatcctgtaTCTATAAGAGGTTGGCAGTTTTGGTTCTTTAActttaaagttgataattttggtcctataatttttaaatatttcccTCGGCCCATTTATGACCATTTTGTCCTTCTAGCTAAAAATTAACCAT
The nucleotide sequence above comes from Sesamum indicum cultivar Zhongzhi No. 13 linkage group LG11, S_indicum_v1.0, whole genome shotgun sequence. Encoded proteins:
- the LOC105173763 gene encoding uncharacterized protein LOC105173763; this translates as MGNISSCFYAQSHAAKLIDLQHNTLSLVHVPITAAELMLEHPGYVVSPLIDFRCGFRLSAMKADEIVSGGTVYILIPVTRVHGKLSESEMAIIESASGERRSKRRSSRVLPVVTEISGEGADNPVKVFGEVRDIGVPTDRNRMRQWKPALEPIYEGI